One window from the genome of Pseudonocardia hierapolitana encodes:
- a CDS encoding MBL fold metallo-hydrolase, which translates to MPPVDHLVTSGTFSLDGGTWDVENNVWIVGDDREVFVVDAAHDAEAIAAAVGDRRVVAVVCTHAHDDHVNQAPALADRFGAPILLHPAEAPLWEMTHPDRKPDAELADGEQLTAGGVVLRVLHTPGHSPGSCSLHAADLGTVFTGDTLFQGGPGATGRSFSSFDTIIDSIRGRLLTLPGDTVVRTGHGDQTTIGAELPHLEEWIARGH; encoded by the coding sequence ATGCCGCCGGTCGACCACCTCGTCACGTCGGGCACGTTCTCGCTCGACGGCGGCACCTGGGACGTCGAGAACAACGTGTGGATCGTCGGCGACGACCGCGAGGTGTTCGTCGTCGACGCCGCGCACGACGCCGAGGCGATCGCCGCGGCCGTGGGCGACCGGCGCGTCGTCGCCGTGGTGTGCACCCACGCCCACGACGACCACGTCAACCAGGCCCCCGCGCTCGCCGACCGGTTCGGCGCGCCGATCCTGCTGCACCCCGCCGAGGCGCCGCTGTGGGAGATGACCCACCCCGACCGGAAGCCCGACGCCGAGCTCGCCGACGGCGAGCAGCTCACCGCGGGCGGCGTGGTGCTGCGGGTGCTGCACACCCCCGGCCACTCCCCCGGCTCGTGCAGCCTGCACGCCGCCGACCTGGGCACGGTCTTCACCGGCGACACCCTGTTCCAGGGTGGGCCCGGCGCCACCGGCCGCTCGTTCTCGTCGTTCGACACGATCATCGACTCGATCCGCGGACGCCTGCTGACGCTGCCCGGCGACACCGTGGTCCGCACGGGCCACGGCGACCAGACGACGATCGGGGCGGAGCTGCCGCACCTGGAGGAGTGGATCGCGCGCGGTCACTGA
- a CDS encoding MFS transporter, whose amino-acid sequence MVSTSTPAGITGGPFRFMLGATVLCFSGYALLLPVVPLWAERGGSGALGSGATTAMLMATTVATQLAVPWLLVRIGHRWVLAAGSVLLGAPAPFLALSADLAPVLALSALRGIGFGLATVAGSALVAELVPRAQHGRAAGRYGLAVGVPQLVLLAVGVAAVERFGFTAVFVVAGVAPVLGALLVPAIRMPGAPAATLTRPRPRPATRSALAPVLAMVTCSIAQGGLITFLPLAVPDAGLLVPGALLATAAGALFGRLAAGELVDRRGWGGRLLVPGMLLAAAGMGAEVAGGGALVVIGAVAVGFGFGLVQNDSLTVLFAAFGSSGYGAASALWNIAYDAGTGVGALGLGAVAEPFGYPAAFGVAAVLLVAGVVVSWIRPGTAVGRP is encoded by the coding sequence GTGGTCTCGACCAGCACACCCGCGGGCATCACCGGCGGGCCGTTCCGGTTCATGCTCGGCGCCACCGTGCTCTGCTTCAGCGGGTACGCGCTGCTGCTCCCGGTCGTGCCGCTCTGGGCGGAGCGCGGCGGATCGGGAGCGCTGGGCTCGGGTGCCACCACTGCGATGCTGATGGCGACGACGGTCGCCACCCAGCTCGCGGTGCCGTGGTTGCTCGTGCGAATCGGCCACCGCTGGGTGCTCGCGGCCGGGTCGGTGCTGCTCGGCGCCCCGGCGCCCTTCCTCGCCCTCTCGGCCGACCTCGCGCCCGTGCTCGCGCTCTCCGCGCTGCGCGGCATCGGGTTCGGGCTGGCGACGGTGGCCGGGAGCGCGTTGGTCGCCGAGCTCGTGCCGCGTGCGCAGCACGGCCGGGCGGCGGGCCGGTACGGCCTCGCGGTCGGGGTGCCCCAGCTCGTGCTGCTCGCGGTCGGGGTGGCCGCGGTCGAGCGGTTCGGCTTCACCGCGGTGTTCGTCGTGGCGGGGGTCGCCCCGGTGCTGGGCGCGCTGCTCGTGCCGGCGATCCGGATGCCGGGTGCCCCCGCCGCGACCCTGACCCGTCCACGTCCGCGGCCGGCAACGCGCTCGGCGCTCGCCCCGGTGCTCGCGATGGTCACCTGTTCGATCGCGCAGGGCGGCCTGATCACCTTCCTCCCGCTCGCCGTGCCCGATGCCGGGCTGCTCGTGCCCGGAGCCCTGCTGGCGACGGCGGCGGGGGCGTTGTTCGGCCGGCTGGCGGCGGGCGAGCTGGTGGACCGGCGCGGCTGGGGAGGCAGGCTGCTCGTCCCGGGGATGCTGCTCGCCGCGGCCGGGATGGGAGCCGAGGTCGCCGGCGGCGGCGCCCTGGTCGTGATCGGGGCGGTCGCCGTCGGCTTCGGCTTCGGCCTGGTGCAGAACGATTCCCTCACCGTGCTGTTCGCCGCGTTCGGCAGCAGCGGTTACGGCGCCGCGAGCGCGCTGTGGAACATCGCCTACGACGCCGGCACGGGCGTGGGCGCCCTCGGCCTCGGAGCCGTGGCGGAGCCCTTCGGCTACCCCGCCGCGTTCGGGGTGGCGGCGGTGCTGCTGGTGGCCGGGGTGGTGGTGTCCTGGATCAGGCCGGGGACGGCCGTCGGTAGACCGTAG
- a CDS encoding metal ABC transporter solute-binding protein, Zn/Mn family has protein sequence MPEVGRRSVLVAAGLLALSGCVAAPPSATDPIGGRRVRVTTTTNFLTDTVGRIGGDRVEVTGLMGPGVDPHLYRASAGDVQALRGADVILYCGLHLEGRMGELLHELAERQPTTAVTDGIPREQLLAPPDTTTEYDPHIWFDVSLWARVSETIAAALVERDPQHADGYRARRDTYLAELAALDAEIERRLAAIPPRRRVLVTSHDAFSYFGRRYRLEVAGIQGISTAAEATTTDVERVARLVAEREVPAVFIESSVPRQTIDALLAAAAQQGARIHVGGELFTDAAGNPGTPEGTYIGMLRANADRIADGLTDERG, from the coding sequence ATGCCGGAGGTGGGACGGCGGTCCGTGCTGGTCGCGGCCGGTCTGCTCGCTCTCTCCGGCTGCGTGGCGGCGCCGCCGTCCGCCACCGACCCGATCGGCGGCCGGCGGGTCCGCGTGACGACGACCACCAATTTCCTCACCGACACCGTCGGCCGGATCGGCGGCGACCGCGTGGAGGTCACCGGCCTGATGGGCCCGGGGGTCGACCCGCACCTCTACCGGGCCAGCGCGGGTGACGTGCAGGCCCTGCGCGGCGCCGACGTGATCCTCTACTGCGGGCTGCACCTGGAGGGCCGCATGGGCGAGCTGCTCCACGAGCTCGCCGAGCGGCAACCCACCACCGCCGTCACGGACGGAATCCCCCGCGAGCAGCTGCTCGCTCCTCCCGACACCACCACGGAGTACGACCCGCACATCTGGTTCGACGTCTCGCTGTGGGCACGCGTCAGCGAGACGATCGCCGCCGCGCTCGTCGAGCGCGACCCGCAGCACGCCGACGGCTACCGCGCCCGGCGCGACACGTACCTCGCCGAGCTGGCCGCCCTGGACGCCGAGATCGAGCGGCGGCTCGCGGCGATCCCGCCCCGCAGGCGCGTGCTCGTCACGTCGCACGACGCGTTCAGCTACTTCGGCCGCCGCTACCGGCTCGAGGTCGCAGGCATCCAGGGCATCTCCACCGCGGCCGAGGCCACCACCACCGACGTCGAGCGGGTGGCGCGGCTCGTGGCCGAGCGCGAGGTCCCGGCCGTCTTCATCGAGTCGAGCGTGCCCCGCCAGACGATCGACGCCCTGCTCGCGGCCGCCGCCCAGCAGGGCGCACGGATCCACGTCGGCGGGGAGCTCTTCACCGACGCCGCGGGGAACCCCGGCACCCCCGAGGGCACCTACATCGGGATGTTGCGGGCCAACGCCGACCGGATCGCGGACGGGCTGACCGACGAGAGGGGATGA